A single window of Halobacillus naozhouensis DNA harbors:
- a CDS encoding Ku protein has protein sequence MHTMWKGSISFGLVNIPIKLHAATENKDIKLRQLHEKCKSPIEYKKRCPVCEEEVKNEEIVKAYEYAKNKFVVLDDEDLKNLKKEQEDKAVEILDFVKLEEIDPIYFDRSYFISPNSGGNKAYGLLREALEDTGKIGIAKIIIRSKEQLAILRVYKNTLLMETIHYPDEVRDVGEVPNVPEQTDLSNKEMKTAVALIDELTAEFEPEKYTDEYRTALLELIEAKRNNEEVTTAKEKKRPDNVTDLMEALEKSLDESKNKKKVAPKKAAPKKKTTKKSSSKKKSS, from the coding sequence ATGCATACAATGTGGAAAGGGTCGATTAGTTTCGGTCTTGTTAATATTCCGATCAAGCTTCATGCAGCTACTGAGAATAAAGATATTAAATTGCGTCAATTACATGAAAAATGCAAGTCTCCGATTGAGTATAAAAAAAGGTGCCCAGTCTGCGAAGAGGAAGTGAAAAATGAGGAAATTGTAAAAGCTTACGAGTATGCTAAAAATAAATTTGTCGTTCTTGATGACGAGGATTTAAAGAACTTAAAGAAGGAACAAGAAGACAAAGCAGTGGAAATTCTTGATTTTGTTAAACTTGAAGAAATTGACCCCATTTATTTTGACCGCAGCTATTTTATTTCACCAAACAGCGGTGGTAATAAAGCTTATGGCTTACTGAGAGAGGCTCTTGAAGATACGGGGAAAATTGGAATTGCTAAGATTATCATTCGCTCGAAAGAACAACTGGCTATATTAAGAGTGTATAAAAATACATTGCTTATGGAGACCATTCATTATCCGGATGAAGTCCGTGATGTTGGAGAGGTGCCAAACGTGCCTGAGCAAACAGATTTAAGTAATAAGGAAATGAAGACTGCTGTCGCACTGATTGATGAACTTACGGCTGAGTTCGAACCAGAAAAGTACACGGATGAATACCGCACAGCTCTTCTTGAGCTTATTGAAGCTAAACGAAATAATGAAGAAGTTACGACAGCTAAAGAGAAAAAACGTCCTGATAATGTGACAGACCTTATGGAAGCCTTAGAAAAATCACTGGATGAATCGAAAAACAAAAAGAAAGTGGCGCCTAAAAAGGCAGCCCCTAAAAAGAAAACGACCAAGAAATCATCTTCAAAGAAAAAATCGTCATAA
- the ligD gene encoding DNA ligase D — translation MSKPMLPTLSVDIPMGNEWVYEVKYDGFRAFLKWTESSITLISRNGQDLSDRFPEIIKAAKEANPPDQLPVLLDGEIVILNTPYQANFPLLQKRGRMKNKTTINRIAEKRPATFMAFDILEAGNKLTSSIFTERKNQLNHLINTINYPSIQMVEVFEHKSDIHKLLHLHLGEGIVAKRKQSIYQKGVRTRQWLKIKQWRSVSGFLTSFDPKNDYYKVEIWQGNKRVPLGSFKHGLTSEQSETLETFFKENGTNWEISPSVCAAVNCLMAEGEEMREPTFNQFRFDLEPDDCTVSKRDWDLLLFPEDVEITHPDKILWPEKQWSKQDYLMYIRAIAPYMMPFISDKKLTLIRYPHGVGDESFFQKHRAEHSPDYVGEWQENDETFIVSNELSSLIWLSNQGALEFHIPFQKAAARDPDEIVFDLDPPDREEFHLSIIAAQLLKHLLDQLGVHGFIKTSGNKGMQLHIPILEGSMSYEETRKFTKSLVDLLVKESPDLFTIERLKKKRGRRLYLDYVQHAEGKTIISPYSARATSEGTVATPLYWDEVTDELNPEDFTIKNVVKRVQEIGCPFQDYDKVRELQPIDVMRQLG, via the coding sequence TTGTCTAAACCAATGCTGCCAACATTGTCTGTAGATATTCCTATGGGAAATGAATGGGTGTACGAAGTGAAATATGACGGTTTTCGAGCGTTCCTTAAGTGGACAGAAAGCAGTATTACACTCATAAGTAGAAACGGCCAGGATTTATCGGACCGTTTTCCCGAAATCATTAAAGCGGCAAAAGAAGCGAATCCTCCTGATCAACTGCCTGTTTTGCTTGACGGAGAGATCGTGATTCTCAACACCCCTTATCAGGCAAATTTCCCTCTTCTTCAAAAACGAGGACGGATGAAGAACAAAACGACTATTAACCGTATTGCCGAAAAACGACCAGCCACATTTATGGCATTTGATATTCTCGAAGCTGGAAACAAATTGACTTCATCCATTTTTACAGAAAGAAAAAATCAGCTTAATCACCTCATCAATACTATCAATTATCCGTCTATTCAAATGGTGGAAGTTTTTGAACATAAATCAGATATCCATAAACTTCTCCACCTTCATTTAGGTGAAGGAATTGTGGCCAAACGCAAGCAGAGTATTTACCAAAAAGGGGTTCGAACGAGACAATGGCTTAAAATAAAACAGTGGCGCTCCGTATCCGGCTTTCTAACCTCATTCGACCCCAAGAACGATTATTATAAAGTGGAAATTTGGCAAGGGAACAAACGTGTACCGTTAGGCAGTTTTAAGCATGGATTAACCTCAGAGCAGTCGGAGACTCTTGAGACTTTCTTCAAAGAAAACGGGACTAATTGGGAGATCAGCCCAAGTGTATGTGCCGCGGTCAACTGCTTAATGGCAGAAGGCGAGGAAATGCGCGAACCTACCTTTAATCAGTTTAGATTTGATCTAGAGCCTGACGACTGTACCGTATCCAAACGAGATTGGGACCTGCTTTTGTTTCCTGAAGATGTAGAAATCACCCATCCTGACAAAATACTGTGGCCTGAAAAGCAATGGAGTAAGCAGGATTACCTTATGTACATCAGAGCGATTGCTCCTTATATGATGCCTTTTATAAGTGATAAAAAATTGACGTTAATTCGCTACCCTCATGGTGTGGGCGATGAATCCTTCTTTCAGAAGCATAGGGCAGAACATTCTCCTGATTATGTAGGTGAGTGGCAGGAAAATGACGAAACGTTCATCGTTAGCAATGAGCTATCAAGTTTAATCTGGCTAAGCAATCAAGGAGCACTCGAGTTTCATATCCCGTTTCAAAAAGCGGCAGCCAGGGATCCGGATGAAATTGTTTTTGACCTTGATCCACCTGACCGCGAAGAATTTCATTTATCGATCATTGCCGCTCAGCTGTTGAAACATTTACTTGACCAGCTAGGTGTTCACGGTTTTATAAAAACATCCGGAAATAAAGGAATGCAGCTTCATATTCCTATCCTAGAGGGGAGTATGAGCTATGAGGAAACGAGAAAATTCACTAAAAGTTTGGTGGATCTTCTCGTAAAGGAAAGTCCTGATTTATTTACAATTGAGCGATTAAAGAAAAAACGCGGACGAAGACTTTACCTTGATTATGTGCAGCATGCAGAAGGGAAAACCATAATCTCCCCTTATTCAGCCAGAGCAACATCTGAAGGAACTGTAGCTACACCGCTTTATTGGGATGAAGTTACTGACGAATTAAATCCAGAAGATTTTACTATCAAGAATGTTGTAAAACGAGTTCAGGAAATTGGCTGTCCGTTTCAAGATTACGATAAAGTGCGAGAGCTCCAGCCCATTGATGTTATGAGACAATTAGGATGA
- a CDS encoding fatty acid--CoA ligase, with product MGPTLKSMFEQTAAKFPNKEALVDARLGSRWTYRQWEEEANCLANALSDAGVTKGDKVSTVLYNTAEFAITLFACTKIGAIFNPVNFRLTSQEISFIIKDAKPKVVLFERATAPQLKEIANERTHINFWSIDEQQDVVLSRYYYDVLEGADRTRPDCEIDEDDYYAIMYTSGTTGVPKGVLHSHRDMIDQALLLAHTLNLTQHDRGLTVAPMFHCAELHCTFFPRVMVGATTVILHHFDAQEMIQITREEEISTLFAAPTMWNMILQEKFSKKDFNSLRTGLYGGAPMAPALTKRLHQALGVQLIQAYGMTEMGPAITVLLEDEQLSKAGSAGRALVNHEVRVVRTREEGPADPADICSSGELGEIIVRGPSMMPEYYNRSEETAEALYKGWYHSGDIGYFDEDGYLWVSDRVKDMIVSGGENIYSREVEDTLFDHPSVVDAAVVGEPDEMWGERVVAYVVKKGDVKPEELDEFCTSGERLARYKRPRRYEFVSELPRNASGKLQKFKLREQTERVTE from the coding sequence ATGGGTCCAACACTTAAAAGTATGTTTGAACAAACGGCTGCGAAGTTTCCGAATAAAGAAGCGTTAGTGGATGCACGGTTAGGTTCAAGGTGGACATATCGACAATGGGAGGAGGAAGCAAATTGCCTGGCTAATGCCCTGTCTGATGCTGGAGTCACTAAAGGGGACAAGGTTTCTACTGTGCTTTATAACACAGCTGAATTTGCTATCACTTTATTTGCCTGTACGAAAATTGGTGCTATTTTTAATCCCGTGAACTTTAGGCTGACATCGCAGGAAATCAGCTTTATCATTAAAGATGCTAAACCTAAAGTGGTTTTATTCGAACGGGCAACAGCACCACAACTTAAAGAAATCGCAAACGAAAGAACCCATATTAATTTCTGGTCAATAGATGAGCAGCAAGATGTAGTATTGTCCCGCTATTATTATGATGTACTGGAAGGGGCAGACCGTACACGCCCAGATTGTGAAATTGATGAAGACGATTACTATGCAATCATGTACACATCAGGTACGACGGGGGTCCCCAAAGGAGTTCTTCATTCCCACCGAGATATGATTGACCAAGCTCTCCTCCTTGCCCACACATTAAACCTTACCCAACACGATCGCGGCTTAACAGTAGCTCCTATGTTCCACTGTGCTGAACTCCATTGTACATTTTTCCCAAGAGTAATGGTTGGTGCAACAACGGTAATTCTCCATCACTTCGATGCTCAGGAAATGATTCAAATCACGCGTGAAGAAGAAATCTCTACGCTGTTTGCGGCTCCAACGATGTGGAATATGATCTTACAAGAAAAATTCAGCAAAAAGGACTTCAATTCATTGAGGACAGGGCTTTATGGTGGGGCGCCCATGGCTCCGGCACTAACGAAACGGCTTCATCAGGCTTTAGGGGTCCAGTTGATCCAGGCATATGGCATGACTGAAATGGGACCTGCTATAACCGTTCTTCTCGAGGACGAGCAACTATCTAAAGCAGGGTCTGCTGGCCGGGCACTGGTAAATCATGAAGTGCGTGTCGTACGCACACGGGAGGAAGGACCAGCAGACCCCGCTGACATTTGCAGCTCTGGCGAGTTAGGGGAAATTATTGTCCGCGGACCAAGTATGATGCCTGAATATTACAATCGGTCCGAAGAGACAGCAGAGGCATTATATAAAGGCTGGTATCACTCTGGAGACATTGGTTATTTCGATGAAGACGGTTATCTCTGGGTAAGCGACAGGGTGAAAGACATGATTGTTTCAGGCGGGGAGAACATTTACTCTCGTGAGGTGGAGGATACCCTGTTCGACCACCCCTCTGTAGTAGATGCTGCAGTAGTTGGGGAGCCTGATGAAATGTGGGGCGAACGAGTTGTTGCTTATGTAGTGAAAAAAGGTGATGTAAAGCCTGAGGAACTTGATGAATTTTGTACATCGGGTGAGAGACTGGCCCGTTACAAGCGCCCGCGTCGTTACGAGTTTGTTTCGGAACTTCCGCGAAACGCCAGTGGGAAGCTGCAAAAATTTAAACTTCGAGAGCAGACAGAACGGGTAACAGAATAG
- a CDS encoding thiolase family protein produces MNEVVIVEAVRTPVGRKNGLLKDIRPDELLAKVLKELTCRVDLDPNEVNDVIAGCVSQVGEQSGDVARIAALMAGFPEEVPGVTIDRQCGSSQQAVHFASQAIASGDMDVVIAGGVESMSRVPMFSNRQGAEYSEKLTSQFEMINQGLSAERISDHWDLSRKELDRFAVGSHEKALSAIDQGCFEREIMPVETKDRNGMPIAMNEDEGPRPGTTIDSLAHLSPAFKEDGLITAGNASQISDGASAILLMSREKAESLGLRPRFRVVARSVVGSDPTFMLTGPVPATQKVLQKAGLRLQDVDLFEVNEAFAPVPLFWLKETGADIEKLNVNGGAIALGHPLGATGTKLMTTLMHELERSRGRYGLQAVCEGLGMANATIIERLRD; encoded by the coding sequence ATGAATGAAGTTGTTATTGTAGAAGCTGTAAGAACTCCGGTTGGAAGAAAAAATGGCTTATTGAAGGATATTAGACCAGACGAGTTACTGGCAAAAGTGCTGAAAGAACTGACATGTCGGGTTGACCTTGACCCGAATGAGGTGAATGATGTCATTGCAGGTTGTGTTTCTCAAGTAGGAGAGCAGTCTGGTGACGTAGCCAGAATTGCGGCCCTTATGGCTGGTTTCCCCGAGGAGGTCCCTGGTGTCACGATTGACAGGCAGTGTGGGTCAAGTCAACAAGCTGTTCACTTTGCTTCACAAGCAATTGCAAGTGGAGATATGGATGTGGTAATTGCTGGCGGGGTTGAATCAATGTCTCGTGTTCCGATGTTTTCAAATAGACAGGGAGCTGAATACAGTGAAAAACTTACCAGCCAATTTGAAATGATTAATCAAGGTTTATCGGCCGAGCGAATTTCTGATCATTGGGACCTTAGCAGGAAGGAATTAGATAGGTTTGCAGTGGGCAGTCATGAAAAGGCGTTATCTGCGATTGACCAAGGGTGTTTTGAAAGAGAAATTATGCCTGTAGAAACAAAGGATCGTAATGGGATGCCAATAGCGATGAACGAGGATGAAGGACCACGTCCCGGCACAACTATCGACAGTTTGGCACATCTAAGTCCGGCTTTTAAAGAAGATGGATTGATTACCGCGGGAAACGCAAGTCAAATTAGTGACGGAGCTTCGGCCATCTTGCTAATGTCACGCGAGAAGGCGGAGTCTCTTGGACTTAGACCGCGTTTTCGGGTAGTAGCTCGTTCCGTTGTGGGGTCTGACCCGACTTTTATGCTGACTGGGCCTGTGCCAGCAACTCAGAAAGTTCTTCAAAAAGCTGGTCTTCGTCTTCAAGATGTCGATTTATTTGAAGTTAACGAAGCCTTTGCACCGGTACCTTTGTTTTGGCTGAAAGAAACAGGTGCTGATATTGAAAAATTGAACGTCAATGGTGGTGCGATAGCGCTTGGGCACCCGCTTGGAGCGACGGGTACTAAGCTGATGACCACTCTTATGCACGAACTTGAAAGGTCGAGAGGGCGCTATGGACTCCAGGCAGTCTGTGAAGGGCTGGGTATGGCAAACGCTACGATCATTGAGCGTCTAAGGGATTAA
- a CDS encoding Cof-type HAD-IIB family hydrolase — MEKNIKLIALDMDGSLLNEDLQVSKRNHEAIQKAKSEGIHVVLSTGRSLSTCQDIAESLGRSSYLVTINGGEIYDKDFKLVEQNLLDPEHVERLWELRNGHGVHFWTSTVQGQFSSQKPFDKEIVDYDWLKFGFDVEDDEVRQVILDELRNNEAFEITNSSPTNIEINPVGVNKAAALLKVCEKLSLEMNQVMAVGDSMNDLAMIREAGFGVAMGNAQEIVKEEADWVTETNTNDGVAQAIERIL; from the coding sequence ATGGAAAAGAACATCAAACTAATAGCACTAGATATGGACGGATCATTATTAAACGAAGACTTACAAGTATCCAAAAGAAACCATGAAGCTATTCAGAAAGCCAAAAGCGAGGGGATTCATGTTGTACTCAGCACAGGCAGGTCTTTATCAACTTGTCAAGATATCGCTGAGTCTCTTGGGCGTTCATCCTACCTAGTGACGATCAATGGCGGGGAGATATATGATAAAGACTTTAAGCTTGTAGAACAGAACCTCCTAGACCCTGAACATGTGGAGAGGTTATGGGAACTAAGAAATGGTCATGGTGTTCATTTTTGGACCTCAACGGTTCAAGGACAGTTTAGCAGTCAGAAACCCTTTGATAAAGAAATCGTTGATTATGATTGGCTTAAATTTGGCTTCGACGTTGAAGATGATGAAGTACGTCAAGTTATTTTAGATGAGCTTCGTAATAATGAAGCGTTCGAAATTACAAACTCAAGTCCGACAAATATAGAAATAAATCCGGTTGGAGTAAATAAAGCGGCAGCATTGTTGAAGGTTTGTGAGAAGTTAAGTTTAGAGATGAACCAGGTGATGGCAGTTGGAGATAGTATGAATGATTTGGCCATGATACGTGAAGCCGGATTTGGTGTGGCGATGGGCAATGCACAGGAGATCGTTAAGGAAGAAGCGGATTGGGTAACGGAGACTAATACAAATGATGGTGTAGCCCAAGCAATTGAAAGGATTTTATGA
- a CDS encoding LTA synthase family protein, producing MFKGKKHFNKNTKLKLLVYAIVIGMFWIKMSYIQSGIFDLGVENTNQALILAFNPLSSILLIFGLGILLAGRKGMLVSYILGSLIMYANILFYREYSDFITIPMLEQVANLAGMGSSITNIMSPTDALLFIDVVIAAFLLFYLKPERLQLFLPKRREGLILAIIAIPFFIVNLAWAETERTDLLERTFDRNKLVKFIGLINYHVYDAVLQGRTEMQRTLADSNELVPVINYLNETSTPSSDKYESIIEGKNVIAISLESTQEFVVGKELHGQELTPYFNDLKEEGIYFDNFYHQVKQGRTSDSEFLLANSMYPLNRGAVFFTHSSNEYEAMPEVLGNNGYSTSIMHANDKTFWNRNVMYDSLGIDEYYSKQDYKVTEENSYGWGLLDENFFAQSLDKMKKLEEPFYTRMITLTNHYPFTLPEDKKLIEEGNTSSATLNRYFQTIRYQDHALKQFVEAFKQSELYDNTILMIYGDHFGISENHQKAMGEYLGKDINEFEQFQLQQVPLLFYGKGIEPQENHTVGGQVDLRPTLMNMLGIEGNNPIQFGHDLLSEERRQLMITRDGDFASEKYVGIQGECYDRQTGEKIDSELCEPLFKQAKEELTMSDSVIYGDLLRYLDETKVVEPIDEQQKQKQKQEE from the coding sequence ATGTTTAAAGGAAAAAAACACTTTAATAAAAATACAAAATTGAAATTATTAGTCTATGCAATCGTGATCGGAATGTTCTGGATCAAGATGTCTTATATCCAGAGCGGTATTTTTGATCTGGGTGTAGAAAATACAAACCAAGCTTTAATTCTGGCTTTCAACCCGTTGAGCAGTATCCTGCTTATCTTTGGGCTCGGAATTTTATTAGCTGGCCGGAAAGGGATGCTAGTTTCTTATATTCTTGGTTCTTTGATCATGTATGCAAACATCCTGTTTTACCGGGAATACAGTGACTTTATTACGATTCCGATGCTTGAGCAAGTTGCCAACCTGGCTGGAATGGGAAGCAGTATTACAAACATCATGTCTCCGACTGATGCTTTGTTGTTTATTGATGTTGTCATCGCTGCTTTTCTACTATTCTATTTAAAGCCGGAACGTTTGCAGCTATTTTTACCAAAACGCAGAGAAGGTTTAATTCTTGCCATTATAGCTATCCCGTTTTTTATAGTTAACCTTGCATGGGCAGAAACAGAGCGTACTGACCTGCTTGAGCGGACATTTGACCGCAATAAGCTAGTTAAATTTATTGGTCTGATAAACTATCATGTTTATGACGCTGTACTTCAAGGGAGAACGGAGATGCAGCGGACGCTGGCGGATAGTAACGAGCTCGTCCCAGTCATTAACTATTTAAATGAAACAAGTACTCCATCGAGTGATAAATACGAAAGTATAATTGAAGGGAAAAATGTGATTGCCATTTCCTTAGAGAGTACTCAAGAATTTGTTGTGGGCAAAGAACTTCATGGTCAGGAACTAACGCCGTATTTTAATGACTTGAAGGAAGAGGGGATTTATTTTGATAACTTCTACCATCAAGTGAAACAAGGTCGTACGTCAGACTCTGAGTTTCTTTTAGCGAATTCTATGTATCCATTAAACCGCGGAGCTGTATTTTTCACCCATTCTAGTAATGAGTATGAGGCCATGCCGGAAGTTTTAGGGAACAACGGATATTCTACGAGCATCATGCATGCTAATGATAAAACATTCTGGAACAGGAATGTCATGTATGACTCACTAGGTATAGATGAATATTATTCAAAACAAGATTATAAGGTAACAGAAGAGAATTCTTATGGATGGGGCTTATTAGACGAGAATTTCTTCGCTCAATCATTAGACAAAATGAAGAAATTAGAGGAACCTTTTTATACAAGGATGATCACGCTGACCAACCATTATCCATTTACCTTGCCTGAAGATAAGAAATTAATTGAAGAAGGAAACACATCTAGTGCGACACTAAACCGCTATTTCCAAACGATTCGTTATCAAGACCACGCATTAAAACAATTCGTAGAAGCGTTTAAGCAATCAGAACTCTATGATAATACGATTCTAATGATCTATGGGGATCACTTTGGTATTTCAGAAAACCACCAGAAAGCTATGGGTGAGTATTTAGGTAAAGATATTAATGAATTTGAACAGTTCCAGCTTCAGCAAGTACCGCTGTTGTTTTATGGTAAAGGTATCGAGCCGCAAGAGAACCATACAGTAGGCGGCCAAGTTGACCTGCGCCCTACCTTAATGAACATGTTAGGGATTGAAGGCAATAATCCTATTCAGTTTGGACATGATTTATTAAGTGAAGAACGTCGTCAGCTAATGATTACGCGTGATGGGGATTTTGCCAGCGAAAAATATGTAGGCATTCAAGGGGAATGTTATGACAGGCAGACTGGTGAAAAGATCGATTCAGAGTTATGTGAGCCTCTCTTTAAACAAGCAAAAGAGGAACTGACGATGTCAGATTCAGTTATTTATGGAGACCTCCTAAGGTACCTTGATGAAACAAAAGTAGTCGAACCCATCGATGAACAACAAAAGCAAAAGCAGAAACAGGAAGAATAA
- a CDS encoding DinB family protein has product MSKSAQLIDYLMSHREVTNELAAKIDPDHYTFKPTPTSMEAQKLVNHILESTYTFARLANKQEPEKLFDEDDTADLTERAQEYTEATVKLLSKLTDEEFEQTLDVSHIFGKEMTAGQLLNMAIDHEINHKGNLFVYVREMGHTDLPMYVKA; this is encoded by the coding sequence ATGAGTAAAAGCGCACAATTGATTGATTATCTAATGTCACATCGTGAAGTAACGAATGAACTGGCTGCAAAGATTGATCCTGACCATTACACGTTTAAGCCCACCCCTACATCAATGGAAGCCCAAAAACTTGTAAATCACATCCTTGAATCTACCTATACGTTTGCCAGGCTGGCAAACAAACAGGAGCCTGAGAAGCTTTTTGATGAAGATGATACGGCAGACTTAACAGAACGTGCTCAGGAATATACGGAGGCAACAGTGAAATTGCTTAGCAAATTAACCGATGAGGAGTTTGAACAAACATTGGACGTCAGCCATATCTTTGGAAAAGAAATGACGGCCGGTCAGCTGTTGAATATGGCCATCGACCATGAAATAAACCATAAAGGAAATTTATTTGTTTACGTCAGAGAGATGGGGCACACAGACCTTCCTATGTATGTGAAGGCATAA
- a CDS encoding biotin transporter BioY — MNEQSRKLRVLINSSIFAAITAILAQFEIPLPLVPISGQTLAVGITATVLGSRQGATAMICYAAIGAVGIPVFAGFSGGLQVLAGPTGGYIVGFIAAAYITGFLLEKTTFTIPMALAANTLGMIIILIFGAVQLKFVAGLGWEGALNAGVYPFIAVGIIKAFLASWIGITIRKRLIQASLLSTSDKKSA, encoded by the coding sequence GTGAATGAACAAAGCAGAAAACTAAGAGTCCTTATTAACTCTTCTATTTTTGCTGCCATCACTGCTATTTTGGCACAATTCGAAATCCCCCTCCCCCTTGTCCCTATCAGTGGACAAACCCTGGCCGTCGGTATTACAGCTACGGTTCTTGGGAGTCGGCAAGGGGCTACAGCGATGATTTGCTACGCAGCTATTGGAGCAGTTGGTATTCCCGTGTTTGCTGGGTTCAGCGGTGGTCTTCAGGTTCTGGCTGGCCCTACGGGAGGTTACATCGTTGGGTTTATTGCAGCTGCTTACATAACAGGTTTTCTTCTGGAGAAAACGACTTTCACCATTCCCATGGCTCTGGCTGCTAATACTCTCGGGATGATTATAATTTTGATTTTTGGTGCAGTTCAATTAAAGTTTGTTGCAGGATTAGGATGGGAAGGAGCCCTCAATGCAGGCGTTTATCCCTTTATTGCAGTAGGTATCATTAAAGCTTTCTTAGCCTCTTGGATCGGCATAACAATCAGAAAGCGACTTATCCAGGCCAGCCTCCTTTCCACATCGGATAAAAAGTCAGCTTAG
- a CDS encoding CapA family protein, whose protein sequence is MRVYLIFFLLIIFFLSSACEGKIPTKESRPSPSSQISLKQKSTPQRSSSISVSAVGDVLIHDRVYNDAKTESGYNFMPMLKQVKPFLEDTTITMANQETMIGGKELGLSGYPTFNSPKEIGNNLKELGVDVVTLANNHSLDQGANGIRKALSHWNKLGMMYTGVYKNKEDSEHIRVYDTKKGINVAFLSYTYGTNGIPVPKDKPYLVNLIDKGKMKQDILKAKKISDAVILSLHFGKQYEPLPSQRQKDLVQFAADQGVHAVIGHHPHVLQPIEWVEGKQGNKMLAVYSLGNFFSGQDSFPKRVGGIIKFNLIKENGNVEVENPRFVLTYVTSSGPHNYEVIPMHKLTSHQLSNHKQVIREKKQHLSQWMPDLTFIE, encoded by the coding sequence ATGCGGGTATATCTCATATTCTTTCTTCTCATTATCTTTTTTTTATCAAGCGCTTGTGAGGGGAAGATACCGACAAAAGAATCCCGGCCCTCACCGTCTTCACAAATTTCTCTTAAGCAAAAATCCACTCCCCAGCGGTCATCCTCCATTAGTGTCTCGGCTGTCGGAGATGTGCTGATTCACGATCGCGTATACAATGATGCTAAAACGGAAAGTGGCTATAACTTTATGCCAATGCTTAAACAAGTTAAACCATTCTTAGAAGACACCACGATTACGATGGCTAATCAGGAAACGATGATCGGCGGGAAAGAGTTAGGATTATCCGGTTATCCAACGTTTAACAGCCCAAAGGAAATTGGAAACAATCTGAAGGAATTAGGAGTAGATGTAGTTACCCTTGCAAACAACCATAGTTTAGACCAAGGTGCAAACGGCATTCGCAAGGCTCTCAGTCATTGGAATAAACTCGGAATGATGTATACGGGTGTCTATAAAAATAAAGAGGATAGTGAACATATCCGAGTGTATGACACAAAAAAAGGGATAAACGTAGCCTTTCTGAGCTACACTTACGGAACAAATGGAATCCCCGTTCCAAAAGACAAGCCTTACCTCGTTAATTTAATTGACAAGGGAAAAATGAAACAGGATATCCTTAAGGCTAAGAAGATAAGTGATGCCGTCATTCTGAGCCTGCATTTCGGCAAACAATACGAACCCCTCCCTTCACAACGACAAAAGGACCTAGTTCAATTCGCTGCAGATCAAGGGGTTCATGCTGTTATCGGCCATCACCCTCATGTACTTCAGCCAATAGAATGGGTGGAGGGAAAACAGGGTAACAAAATGCTCGCTGTTTATTCCCTGGGAAATTTCTTTTCAGGTCAGGACTCTTTTCCCAAACGAGTTGGCGGGATTATAAAGTTCAATTTGATAAAAGAGAATGGAAATGTAGAAGTTGAGAACCCTCGATTTGTTTTGACGTATGTCACCTCTTCCGGACCGCACAATTATGAAGTGATCCCTATGCACAAATTGACTTCTCACCAGTTATCAAACCACAAGCAAGTCATAAGAGAGAAGAAGCAGCATCTTTCCCAATGGATGCCTGATCTCACCTTCATTGAATAA
- a CDS encoding winged helix-turn-helix transcriptional regulator has translation MNKLICPRFEKAIGLLSQRWTGLIVYQLLEGKQRFCTIESSIGISGKVLSDRLKDMEKNGLVKRDVFPETPVRIEYSLTDKGLSLKPIMDDIEKWAHDWIELEENEIITK, from the coding sequence ATGAATAAATTAATATGTCCTCGTTTTGAAAAAGCAATTGGCCTCTTAAGCCAACGCTGGACAGGTTTAATAGTCTATCAGCTTTTGGAAGGAAAGCAACGTTTTTGTACAATAGAATCTTCTATTGGAATTAGTGGAAAAGTCCTGTCTGACCGATTGAAAGACATGGAGAAGAACGGATTAGTTAAGCGTGACGTGTTTCCTGAGACGCCAGTTCGTATTGAATATTCTTTAACCGATAAAGGTTTATCTTTGAAACCAATAATGGATGATATAGAGAAATGGGCTCATGATTGGATTGAGCTTGAGGAAAATGAAATCATAACCAAATAA